The following are encoded in a window of Flavobacteriales bacterium genomic DNA:
- a CDS encoding acyl-CoA dehydrogenase family protein, with the protein MSTEIKSKALQGGEFLIRESDPQDIFIPEEFNEEQRMIAQSSQEFLEQHVWPNLDRIDALEEGLMPSLLDKAGELGLLGISVPEEYGGFGKDFLTNMLVTEITGAGHSFSVAIAAHTGIGTLPTLYYGTPEQRQKYVPKMASGEWKACYCLTEPGSGSDANSGKTKAVLSDDGKHYILNGQKMWITNGGFADIFTVFAKITDPKTGEADKNLTAFIVEKGFGGITLNPEEKKMGIKGSSTRQVFFNDCKVPVENLLGGRGNGFKIAVNILNVGRIKLAGAALGGAKKSVDIAVQYANERHQFGKPIASFGAIQQKLADMATYCYATESATYRCSNDMEKAIEQLKSEGADHATALLKGVEQYAAEAAILKVVGSECLDFVVDEAVQIHGGMGYSAESAIERAYRDSRINRIFEGTNEINRLLTVDMLLKRAMKGQLDLMGPAKAVAGELLGIPDFAEPDESLLAAEQGYVKNFKKAVLMTAGGAAQKLGLALGDEQEIVMHIADMVIETYMAESTLLRTQKLVSMKGEAACAEQIAMTQLYINDAADRIHKSCKEAVNSFAEGDERMAMLMGAKRFTKTQPLNTTKARRVVAKKMIEAGKLPY; encoded by the coding sequence ATGAGCACTGAGATCAAATCCAAAGCATTGCAGGGCGGCGAATTCCTGATCCGCGAGAGCGACCCTCAGGACATCTTCATCCCCGAGGAATTCAACGAGGAGCAGCGCATGATCGCACAGAGTTCGCAGGAGTTCCTGGAGCAGCACGTGTGGCCCAACCTGGACCGCATCGATGCGCTGGAGGAAGGGCTGATGCCGAGCCTGCTGGACAAGGCCGGTGAGCTGGGGCTGCTGGGCATCAGCGTGCCCGAGGAGTACGGTGGTTTCGGCAAGGACTTCCTGACCAACATGCTGGTGACGGAGATCACCGGCGCGGGGCACAGCTTCAGCGTGGCGATCGCGGCGCACACGGGGATCGGTACGCTGCCCACGCTGTACTACGGCACACCCGAGCAAAGGCAGAAGTATGTGCCGAAGATGGCCAGCGGAGAATGGAAGGCCTGCTATTGCCTCACCGAGCCCGGCAGCGGCAGCGATGCCAACAGCGGAAAGACGAAGGCGGTGCTGAGCGACGATGGCAAGCACTACATCCTGAACGGCCAGAAGATGTGGATCACCAACGGTGGTTTCGCGGACATCTTCACGGTGTTCGCCAAGATCACCGACCCGAAGACCGGCGAGGCGGACAAGAACCTGACGGCCTTCATCGTGGAAAAGGGTTTCGGCGGTATCACGCTGAACCCCGAGGAGAAGAAGATGGGCATCAAGGGCAGCAGCACGCGCCAGGTCTTCTTCAACGACTGCAAGGTGCCGGTGGAGAACCTGCTGGGCGGGCGCGGCAACGGTTTCAAGATCGCAGTGAACATCCTGAACGTGGGCCGCATCAAGCTGGCCGGTGCAGCGCTTGGCGGTGCGAAGAAGAGCGTGGACATCGCCGTGCAGTATGCCAACGAGCGCCACCAGTTCGGCAAGCCGATCGCGAGCTTCGGTGCGATCCAGCAGAAGCTGGCCGACATGGCCACCTACTGCTACGCCACCGAAAGCGCGACCTACCGTTGCAGCAACGACATGGAGAAGGCGATCGAGCAGCTGAAGTCGGAAGGTGCCGACCACGCGACCGCGCTGCTGAAAGGTGTGGAGCAGTACGCTGCGGAAGCGGCCATCCTGAAGGTGGTGGGCAGCGAATGCCTGGACTTCGTGGTGGACGAGGCGGTGCAGATCCACGGCGGCATGGGCTACAGCGCTGAGAGCGCCATTGAGCGTGCATACCGCGACAGCCGCATCAACCGGATCTTCGAGGGCACCAACGAGATCAACCGCCTGCTGACGGTGGACATGCTGCTGAAGCGCGCCATGAAAGGCCAGTTGGACCTGATGGGTCCTGCGAAGGCCGTGGCCGGCGAGTTGCTGGGCATCCCTGACTTCGCCGAGCCGGACGAGAGCCTCTTGGCCGCCGAGCAGGGCTATGTGAAGAACTTCAAGAAGGCCGTGCTGATGACCGCCGGTGGTGCCGCGCAGAAACTCGGCCTCGCCCTGGGCGACGAGCAGGAGATCGTGATGCACATCGCCGACATGGTGATAGAGACCTACATGGCTGAGAGCACCCTGCTGCGCACGCAGAAACTGGTGAGCATGAAAGGTGAAGCCGCATGCGCCGAGCAGATCGCGATGACGCAGCTCTACATCAACGACGCCGCCGACCGCATCCACAAGAGCTGCAAGGAGGCCGTGAACTCCTTCGCCGAGGGCGACGAGCGCATGGCGATGCTGATGGGTGCCAAGCGCTTCACCAAGACGCAGCCGCTGAACACGACCAAGGCGCGTCGCGTGGTGGCGAAGAAGATGATCGAGGCGGGGAAGCTGCCGTACTGA
- a CDS encoding acetyl-CoA C-acyltransferase produces the protein MNAYIIAGFRSAVGKSGRGKFRFTRPDDLAVGVVKHLVASVPNLDIERIDDVIVGNATPEAEQGLNIGRMISLMGLNTNKVPGMTVNRYCSSGSETIAIAAAKIHSGQADCIIAGGVECMSPIPFGGWRIVPNAKVGKANPTWYWGMGLTAEAVARDFKVSREDQDAFALASHEKALAAIAAGRFKDDIVPIEVERVYLDAKEKRQVEKYVVDTDEGPRASSLEALAKLKPVFDAKGTVTAGNASQTSDGAAFVLVVGERMLKQLNAKPIARLLSYHVAGVEPRIMGIGPVAAVPKAVEIAGLKLKDIEQFELNEAFASQSLAVVRELGIDPSIVNVNGGAIALGHPLGCTGAKLTVQLLNEMRRRKQKYGVVTMCVGTGQGAASVFELLN, from the coding sequence ATGAACGCATACATCATCGCAGGTTTCCGCTCCGCCGTAGGCAAGTCCGGGCGCGGCAAGTTCCGTTTTACACGTCCTGACGATCTCGCAGTTGGCGTGGTGAAGCACCTGGTGGCCAGCGTGCCCAACCTGGACATCGAACGCATCGACGACGTGATCGTGGGCAACGCCACGCCCGAGGCCGAGCAGGGCCTGAACATCGGCCGCATGATCAGCCTGATGGGCCTGAACACCAACAAGGTGCCGGGCATGACGGTGAACCGCTACTGCAGCAGCGGTAGCGAGACCATCGCCATCGCCGCGGCCAAGATCCACAGCGGGCAGGCCGACTGCATCATCGCCGGTGGCGTGGAGTGCATGAGCCCCATCCCCTTCGGTGGCTGGCGCATCGTGCCCAACGCCAAGGTGGGCAAGGCCAACCCCACGTGGTACTGGGGCATGGGCCTCACCGCCGAGGCCGTGGCGCGCGACTTCAAGGTGAGCCGCGAGGACCAGGACGCCTTTGCGCTGGCCAGCCACGAGAAGGCGCTGGCCGCCATCGCCGCCGGGCGTTTCAAGGACGACATCGTGCCCATCGAAGTGGAGCGCGTGTACCTGGACGCGAAGGAGAAACGCCAGGTGGAGAAGTACGTGGTGGACACCGATGAGGGTCCGCGCGCGAGCTCTTTGGAGGCACTGGCGAAGCTGAAGCCCGTGTTCGATGCCAAAGGCACGGTAACGGCCGGCAACGCCAGCCAGACCAGCGATGGCGCCGCCTTCGTGCTGGTGGTGGGCGAACGCATGCTGAAGCAGCTCAATGCGAAGCCGATCGCGCGCCTCCTCTCCTACCACGTGGCCGGCGTGGAGCCGCGTATCATGGGCATCGGTCCGGTGGCGGCAGTGCCCAAGGCCGTGGAGATTGCCGGCCTGAAGCTGAAGGACATCGAGCAGTTTGAGTTGAACGAGGCCTTCGCATCTCAGTCGCTTGCGGTAGTGCGTGAACTGGGCATCGATCCCAGCATCGTGAACGTGAACGGTGGCGCCATCGCGCTGGGGCATCCGCTGGGGTGCACGGGGGCGAAGCTTACCGTGCAACTGTTGAACGAAATGAGAAGGAGGAAGCAGAAGTACGGGGTCGTCACCATGTGTGTCGGCACCGGCCAGGGCGCAGCCTCCGTATTCGAACTCCTGAATTGA
- a CDS encoding four helix bundle protein: MNRFKKLDVWKQALNLSVEVYRATEKFPKKEVYGLASQMQRAGVSVPSNIAEGAARNHDGEFYHFLGIACGSAAELYTQSMIACELGYITRAQSDKITGELDHIMNRIFKLQEQLETKHKKRPVRS, from the coding sequence ATGAACCGCTTCAAGAAACTCGACGTGTGGAAACAGGCCCTGAACCTCTCAGTGGAAGTGTATCGTGCCACGGAGAAATTCCCGAAAAAGGAGGTCTATGGGCTGGCAAGCCAGATGCAGCGTGCAGGCGTATCCGTGCCCAGCAACATCGCTGAAGGTGCGGCGCGCAACCACGATGGCGAGTTCTACCACTTCCTAGGCATTGCGTGCGGTTCGGCTGCTGAGCTCTACACACAGTCCATGATCGCTTGCGAGCTGGGCTATATCACCCGCGCCCAATCGGACAAGATCACCGGAGAGCTGGACCACATCATGAACCGGATCTTCAAACTGCAGGAACAACTGGAAACGAAACACAAGAAGCGGCCGGTGCGGAGCTAG
- a CDS encoding 3-hydroxyacyl-CoA dehydrogenase/enoyl-CoA hydratase family protein yields MSNKRNIRKVAVLGSGVMGSRIACHFANTGTEVLLLDIVPKDAVDSKDPAARNKITDEALAFALKSNPSPIYDKAFAKRITTGNFDDDLAKVKDCDWVIEVIIERLDIKQQLLEKVEKHRKPGSLITSNTSGIPINAIAQGRSEDFRKHFCGTHFFNPPRYLPLLELIPGPDTDPAVLSFLEDYGQRILGKVTVLCKDTPAFIANRIGVFSIMGLFHSVKEFGLTVEEIDRLTGPVLGRPKSATFRTADVVGLDTLVNVAKGLKDNCPNDEQNALFAIPDYLATMVEKNMLGSKTGKGFFFKDRSSAKGDILALDLNTLEYREQVKPKFATLEAAKKQEDLVKRIPVLYDGTDKAGEFYRKSFHALFAYVSHRIPEISDELYKIDDALRAGFAWELGPFEYWDAIGVEKAVKDMEAASVKMAAWIGDMLKAGHTSFYKVEGGKRMYYDAASKSYKPVPRGEGLIVLADLPDSSIVWKNPNAVVRDLGNGILCLSWSTKMNTIGAEVIQGLNKAMDLAEESGKGLVIYNDAAVFSAGANVGMIFMMAAQQEYEDLEMAVRTFQNTMMRVRYSSIPVVVAPHNLTLGGGTELCLHADKVVAHAETYMGLVEFGVGVIPGGGGTKEFALRLSDELKEGDIRINRMRERFLTIGTAKVATSGHEAFGLGYLRPGVDEVIVSRAHQLAYAKQCALDLWNKGYTKPAPRKDITVMGQEGLGIVYVGANSMLSGNYISEHDALISEKLGYVLCGGDLSEKTEVSEQYLLDLERKAFVELCMQKKTLERLQSIITTGKVLRN; encoded by the coding sequence ATGAGCAACAAACGCAACATCCGCAAGGTCGCCGTGCTCGGAAGCGGCGTCATGGGCAGCCGCATCGCCTGCCATTTCGCGAACACCGGCACCGAGGTGCTGTTGCTGGACATCGTCCCGAAGGACGCTGTGGACAGCAAGGACCCCGCAGCGCGCAACAAGATCACCGACGAGGCCCTCGCCTTCGCGCTGAAGAGCAACCCCTCGCCGATCTACGACAAGGCCTTCGCCAAGCGCATCACCACGGGCAACTTCGACGACGACCTGGCCAAGGTCAAGGACTGCGACTGGGTCATCGAGGTCATCATCGAGCGGCTCGACATCAAGCAGCAGCTCCTGGAGAAGGTGGAGAAGCACCGCAAGCCCGGTTCGCTCATCACCAGCAACACCAGCGGCATCCCCATCAACGCCATCGCACAGGGCCGCAGCGAGGATTTCCGCAAGCACTTCTGCGGCACGCACTTCTTCAACCCGCCGCGCTACCTGCCTTTGCTGGAGCTGATCCCCGGCCCGGACACCGACCCCGCCGTGCTCAGCTTCCTGGAGGACTACGGCCAGCGCATCCTGGGCAAGGTCACCGTGCTGTGCAAGGACACGCCCGCCTTCATCGCCAACCGCATCGGCGTGTTCAGCATCATGGGCCTGTTCCATTCCGTGAAGGAGTTCGGCCTCACCGTGGAAGAGATCGATCGCCTTACCGGTCCCGTGCTGGGCCGCCCCAAGAGCGCCACCTTCCGCACCGCCGACGTGGTGGGCCTGGACACCCTGGTGAACGTGGCCAAGGGCCTGAAGGACAACTGCCCGAACGACGAGCAGAACGCCCTTTTCGCCATCCCCGACTACCTCGCGACGATGGTGGAGAAGAACATGCTCGGCAGCAAGACCGGCAAGGGCTTCTTCTTCAAGGACCGCAGCAGTGCGAAGGGCGACATCCTCGCGCTGGACCTCAACACGCTGGAGTACCGCGAGCAGGTGAAGCCCAAGTTCGCCACGCTGGAAGCCGCCAAGAAGCAGGAAGACCTGGTGAAGCGCATCCCCGTGCTCTACGACGGCACGGACAAGGCGGGTGAGTTCTACCGCAAGAGCTTCCACGCGCTGTTCGCGTACGTGAGCCACCGCATCCCCGAGATCAGCGACGAGCTCTACAAGATCGACGATGCCCTGCGCGCCGGTTTCGCGTGGGAACTCGGTCCCTTCGAGTACTGGGACGCGATCGGTGTGGAGAAGGCGGTGAAGGATATGGAAGCCGCCAGCGTGAAGATGGCCGCATGGATCGGCGACATGCTGAAGGCCGGACACACCAGCTTCTACAAAGTGGAAGGCGGCAAGCGCATGTACTACGATGCCGCCAGCAAGAGCTACAAGCCCGTGCCCCGTGGCGAGGGCCTCATCGTATTGGCCGACCTGCCCGACAGCAGCATCGTGTGGAAGAACCCCAACGCCGTGGTGCGCGACCTGGGCAACGGCATCCTATGCCTGAGTTGGAGCACCAAGATGAACACCATCGGTGCGGAGGTGATCCAGGGCCTGAACAAGGCCATGGACCTCGCCGAGGAAAGCGGCAAGGGCCTGGTGATCTACAACGATGCCGCCGTGTTCAGCGCAGGCGCCAACGTGGGCATGATCTTCATGATGGCCGCGCAGCAGGAGTACGAGGACCTCGAAATGGCCGTGCGCACCTTCCAGAACACCATGATGCGCGTGCGCTACAGCAGCATCCCCGTGGTGGTGGCGCCGCACAACCTCACCCTCGGCGGCGGCACCGAATTGTGCCTGCATGCCGACAAGGTGGTGGCGCATGCCGAGACCTACATGGGCCTGGTGGAGTTCGGTGTGGGCGTCATCCCTGGCGGCGGCGGCACCAAGGAATTCGCCCTGCGCCTCAGCGATGAACTGAAGGAAGGCGACATCCGAATCAACCGCATGCGCGAGCGCTTCCTCACCATCGGCACCGCCAAGGTGGCCACCAGCGGTCACGAGGCATTCGGTCTCGGTTACCTGCGTCCCGGCGTGGACGAGGTGATCGTGAGCCGCGCCCACCAGCTGGCCTACGCCAAGCAATGCGCGCTGGACCTCTGGAACAAGGGCTACACCAAGCCCGCGCCGCGCAAGGACATCACCGTGATGGGCCAGGAAGGACTCGGCATCGTCTACGTGGGCGCCAACAGCATGCTCAGCGGCAACTATATCAGCGAGCACGATGCGCTCATCAGCGAAAAGCTCGGCTACGTCCTCTGCGGCGGCGACCTCAGCGAGAAGACCGAGGTGAGCGAGCAGTACCTGCTCGACCTGGAGCGCAAGGCCTTCGTGGAGTTGTGCATGCAGAAGAAGACGTTGGAGAGGTTGCAGAGCATCATAACGACGGGGAAGGTTTTACGGAATTGA
- a CDS encoding MarR family transcriptional regulator: MKPEETIDFHIRKLWSRIARIYNSEAAKYGGSMAIGQILLNIEPEGTPSTKLGPKMGMESRSLVRTLQTMEEAGLIKRIACQDDKRVVRIHLTPKGKQMRDVSRETVIKFNQRVQEEIPAKDLANFHAVMDKLNDLLERKELLI, from the coding sequence ATGAAACCCGAAGAGACCATCGACTTCCACATCCGCAAGCTCTGGAGCCGCATCGCCCGGATATACAACAGCGAGGCGGCGAAGTATGGGGGCAGCATGGCCATCGGGCAGATCCTGCTCAACATCGAACCGGAAGGCACGCCCAGCACCAAGCTGGGGCCGAAGATGGGCATGGAGAGCCGCAGCCTGGTGCGCACCCTGCAGACCATGGAAGAGGCCGGGCTGATCAAACGCATCGCCTGCCAGGACGACAAGCGTGTGGTGCGCATCCACCTCACCCCGAAAGGCAAACAGATGCGCGATGTGAGCCGCGAGACCGTGATCAAATTCAACCAACGCGTGCAGGAGGAGATCCCCGCCAAGGACCTCGCGAACTTCCACGCGGTGATGGACAAACTCAACGACCTACTCGAACGCAAGGAACTGCTGATATGA
- a CDS encoding glycoside hydrolase family 16 protein encodes MPTCHVHSRRRLLAQAALIILLPLSAQAQKRTLGAEEFSPGGPCDNAAWKLVFHDEFNGAALDRSKWITYFPFSEDGSENCADCRYMSGTNNIFTESQVSVNEGRLLLGVASKPTTWYHHTKDHEAGLVRSIGSAEFTYGRFEMRAKIPYGQGLWPAFWTFGGETEIDVLEMCGERTKYLKMALHRWGAQKHSGGGNHKGPDMAQNFHVYAVEWEPDEIRFYLDDELVLTQGRFVDARGRPLPGCDRAAGTHPTAPYYPRGTDATNILINLAVSNPKGFCKGPKRPVAWAPGTALEVDHVRVYQREPQAGLADLCAAPRKLAADGGEGVLRVGQERRYTVTGPHGDLHWSTGEGVAVVSRDASGITVRNMGTVHGPTWVRAESRDDPCPRGPLMLEAGLELGR; translated from the coding sequence ATGCCCACCTGCCATGTCCATTCGCGACGGCGCCTGCTTGCGCAAGCTGCGCTGATCATCCTCCTGCCCTTGTCCGCGCAGGCCCAGAAACGCACCTTGGGCGCTGAGGAATTCTCACCCGGCGGACCTTGCGACAACGCCGCCTGGAAGCTGGTGTTCCACGACGAGTTCAATGGGGCCGCGCTGGACCGAAGCAAATGGATCACCTACTTCCCCTTCAGCGAGGACGGCAGCGAGAACTGCGCCGACTGCCGATACATGAGCGGCACCAACAACATCTTCACCGAGTCGCAGGTGTCGGTGAACGAGGGCAGACTCCTCCTGGGCGTGGCCAGCAAGCCCACCACCTGGTACCACCACACCAAGGACCACGAGGCCGGACTGGTGCGCTCCATCGGCTCCGCGGAGTTCACCTACGGGCGCTTCGAGATGCGCGCCAAGATCCCCTATGGCCAGGGGCTTTGGCCGGCGTTCTGGACCTTTGGCGGGGAAACGGAGATCGATGTTCTGGAGATGTGCGGCGAACGCACGAAGTACCTGAAGATGGCCCTGCACCGCTGGGGCGCGCAGAAGCACTCGGGCGGCGGCAACCACAAGGGCCCCGACATGGCGCAGAACTTCCATGTGTACGCCGTGGAGTGGGAGCCTGATGAGATCCGCTTCTACCTGGACGACGAACTCGTGCTCACACAGGGGCGATTCGTGGATGCCAGGGGAAGACCATTGCCCGGTTGCGACAGAGCGGCAGGAACGCATCCCACCGCGCCCTATTATCCACGCGGCACCGATGCGACGAACATCCTCATCAATCTCGCCGTGAGCAACCCCAAGGGCTTCTGCAAGGGACCTAAGCGGCCTGTGGCCTGGGCGCCCGGCACCGCGCTGGAAGTGGACCATGTGCGCGTGTACCAACGCGAGCCACAAGCCGGGTTGGCGGACCTGTGCGCCGCACCGCGCAAGTTGGCGGCCGATGGTGGCGAGGGCGTCTTGCGCGTCGGACAGGAGCGGCGCTATACGGTCACCGGCCCCCACGGCGACCTGCATTGGAGCACAGGCGAAGGCGTCGCTGTCGTTTCGCGTGATGCGAGTGGGATCACCGTGCGCAACATGGGCACCGTGCATGGCCCGACCTGGGTGCGCGCGGAAAGCCGGGACGATCCCTGCCCGCGCGGACCGCTGATGCTGGAAGCCGGTCTGGAGCTGGGCCGCTGA
- a CDS encoding DUF2807 domain-containing protein, protein MTGTTPLKLSIGLAISLLYSGCYFGPCISAEGVVETRSISVEPFQSLIAEGPMDIKVTPGAEYGVEVEGPSSWSEMVQAEVLGGVLTISMEGCLSGRGKLIVHVTAPSLAAVKLRGSGDVKGAIPSSSDAVLVELHGSGDMELEIASASVTADLRGSGDMVLKGATRSLVARLHGSGDIRAAGLETEEAVAEVRGSGDIVVNARGSLSASVHGSGDIRYHGDPHIAKREVRGSGDIRQAK, encoded by the coding sequence ATGACCGGAACGACGCCCCTCAAGCTCTCCATAGGACTGGCCATCAGCCTGTTGTATAGCGGATGCTACTTCGGCCCCTGCATTTCCGCCGAAGGCGTCGTGGAGACCCGATCCATCTCGGTGGAACCCTTCCAGAGTCTGATCGCCGAAGGCCCCATGGACATCAAGGTCACCCCCGGTGCTGAATATGGCGTTGAGGTGGAAGGCCCATCCTCGTGGAGCGAAATGGTACAAGCTGAAGTCCTGGGAGGGGTCCTCACCATCAGCATGGAGGGCTGTCTCAGCGGGCGTGGCAAGCTGATCGTGCATGTCACCGCACCTTCACTGGCTGCCGTGAAGCTTCGCGGCTCCGGCGATGTGAAGGGTGCCATACCATCCAGCAGCGATGCCGTCCTTGTTGAACTCCATGGCAGTGGAGACATGGAGCTGGAGATCGCTTCGGCTTCGGTGACCGCCGATCTGCGGGGTAGCGGGGACATGGTGCTGAAAGGCGCCACCCGCAGCCTCGTGGCCAGGCTCCATGGCAGCGGTGACATACGCGCGGCCGGGTTGGAAACAGAAGAAGCCGTGGCGGAGGTGCGCGGTTCGGGCGACATCGTGGTGAACGCCCGTGGATCACTTTCGGCCAGCGTTCATGGCAGTGGCGATATCCGCTACCATGGCGATCCACATATCGCGAAGCGTGAGGTGCGTGGTTCCGGTGATATCCGCCAAGCGAAATGA
- a CDS encoding alanine dehydrogenase, with protein MAAPFSKLGIIREGKVPPDRRVPLTPAQCRAVAEQHPQVDLVVQRAAARAFTDAEYADAGVPLVDDLSDRDLILGIKEVPVDMLLPGKAYLFFSHTIKEQPHNRKLLRAVLDRGITLIDHELLTNAAGERVLAFGYWAGVVGAYNGIRAWRLTHGGIPLKPAHECHDLEELERHLHAYPLPNDLRIVLTGGGRVGKGAMGVLERAGVERISPADFLAGEHRGPIYCVLGSADLYEREDGRPFDKAAFHHDPSGHRARFLPYARRAHIYMACHFFDPRGPKILTADDLRDPQRSIEVVADISCDIGGPIDSTLRASTIAEPFYGYDPVSGREVPAGSSGSITVMAVDNLPCELPRDASEAFGNDLLARVLPALVGDDPEGMVDRATIAREGHLTEAYRYLEGYASGT; from the coding sequence ATGGCAGCACCCTTCAGCAAGCTGGGCATCATTCGCGAGGGCAAGGTCCCGCCGGACCGGCGCGTGCCGCTCACTCCCGCGCAGTGCCGGGCCGTCGCGGAGCAACATCCCCAAGTGGACCTGGTGGTCCAACGCGCTGCCGCGCGCGCATTCACCGACGCCGAATACGCCGACGCGGGCGTGCCCTTGGTGGACGACCTGAGCGACCGCGACCTGATCCTCGGCATCAAGGAAGTTCCTGTGGACATGCTGCTGCCCGGCAAAGCCTACCTGTTCTTCAGCCACACCATCAAGGAACAACCCCACAACAGGAAACTTTTGCGTGCGGTGCTGGACCGGGGCATCACCCTGATCGACCATGAACTGCTGACCAATGCGGCGGGCGAGCGCGTGCTGGCCTTCGGCTATTGGGCCGGCGTGGTGGGTGCGTACAACGGCATCCGCGCCTGGCGGCTGACGCATGGCGGCATCCCGCTGAAGCCCGCGCACGAATGCCACGACCTGGAGGAACTGGAGCGCCATCTCCATGCCTATCCGCTTCCGAACGACCTGCGGATCGTACTCACCGGTGGCGGGCGCGTGGGCAAGGGCGCCATGGGCGTGCTCGAACGGGCCGGGGTGGAACGCATATCGCCGGCCGACTTCCTGGCCGGGGAACACCGTGGTCCCATCTACTGCGTGTTGGGTTCGGCCGATCTGTATGAACGTGAGGATGGCCGGCCCTTCGACAAGGCCGCATTCCACCATGATCCCAGCGGCCATCGCGCCCGATTCCTGCCTTACGCCCGGCGGGCGCACATCTACATGGCCTGCCACTTCTTCGATCCACGCGGACCCAAGATCCTGACCGCCGACGACCTGCGTGATCCACAGCGTAGCATCGAAGTGGTGGCGGACATCAGTTGCGACATCGGTGGCCCCATCGACAGCACCCTGCGGGCAAGCACCATCGCGGAGCCCTTCTACGGATATGATCCCGTCTCCGGACGTGAGGTGCCAGCAGGTTCGTCAGGCAGCATCACGGTCATGGCCGTGGACAACCTGCCCTGCGAATTGCCGCGCGACGCTTCCGAAGCATTCGGCAATGACTTGTTGGCGCGCGTCCTGCCTGCTTTGGTCGGCGACGATCCCGAAGGCATGGTCGACCGTGCCACGATCGCGCGCGAAGGGCACCTCACAGAGGCCTACCGTTACCTGGAGGGATACGCGTCAGGGACCTGA
- a CDS encoding MATE family efflux transporter, with protein MRRSHPVTRRDLDRLAIPAIIAGIAEPVIALVDTAFVGRLGTADLAAVGIGSSFFLLVVWVLAQTRSAVLAVTARYYGAGRLDEVKGLVPIAIWMNFLLGLGFFALTAYFAESIFRLYNAEGEVLAKAVEYYRIRSIGHPVVLATFAITGAFRGIQNLSWSMWIGLLGAVVNLALNPVLIFGWGPLPGLGIAGSAWSSLVAQLVMFAAAVRVMLVRTPFDLFPGTWRHPELRGLWLLSGNLFARTLALNVCYYLGNRYATGYGDAHIAAHSIAMQIWLFSAFFIDGYAAAGSVVAGRLKGARDWRQLHLVGWQVTRMSVTIGAALAVVYLLGYGFIGSLFTRDPVVLALLAGVFWMVVLTQPINAVAFAFDGIYKGLGNGLVLRNVLMLSTFLVFVPIAWGTDALGWELHAVWAAFLAWMFVRGGLLAWHFQRRYGRLAAAMRHA; from the coding sequence ATGCGCCGTTCCCATCCCGTCACCCGCCGCGACCTGGACCGGCTGGCCATTCCGGCCATCATCGCCGGCATCGCCGAACCGGTGATCGCTTTGGTGGACACCGCCTTCGTGGGCCGCCTGGGCACGGCCGACCTCGCTGCGGTGGGCATCGGAAGCAGCTTTTTTCTTCTGGTGGTGTGGGTGCTGGCGCAAACGCGGAGCGCCGTGCTGGCGGTGACGGCGCGCTACTATGGTGCCGGCAGGCTCGATGAAGTGAAAGGCCTGGTGCCGATCGCCATCTGGATGAACTTCCTGCTGGGCCTGGGCTTCTTCGCCCTCACCGCCTATTTCGCCGAGTCCATCTTCCGCCTGTACAACGCCGAGGGCGAAGTGCTGGCCAAGGCCGTGGAGTACTACCGCATCCGCAGCATCGGGCACCCCGTGGTGCTGGCCACCTTCGCCATCACCGGCGCGTTCCGCGGCATCCAGAACCTGAGTTGGAGCATGTGGATCGGCCTGCTCGGTGCCGTGGTGAACCTGGCGCTGAATCCGGTGCTGATCTTCGGCTGGGGACCTTTGCCCGGCCTGGGGATCGCCGGCAGCGCGTGGAGCAGCCTTGTCGCCCAGCTGGTGATGTTCGCCGCCGCGGTGCGTGTGATGCTCGTGCGTACACCCTTCGACCTGTTCCCCGGCACCTGGCGCCACCCGGAATTGCGCGGCCTGTGGCTCTTGAGCGGCAATCTTTTCGCCCGTACGCTGGCGTTGAACGTGTGTTACTACCTGGGCAACCGCTATGCCACGGGCTATGGCGACGCGCACATCGCCGCGCACAGCATCGCCATGCAGATCTGGCTCTTCAGCGCCTTCTTCATCGACGGATACGCGGCCGCAGGAAGTGTGGTCGCCGGACGGTTGAAAGGCGCGCGCGATTGGCGGCAACTGCATCTGGTGGGCTGGCAGGTGACGCGCATGAGTGTGACCATCGGCGCGGCGCTGGCGGTGGTCTACCTCCTCGGTTATGGCTTCATCGGCAGCCTCTTCACACGCGACCCGGTCGTGCTCGCCCTGCTGGCCGGCGTATTCTGGATGGTGGTCCTCACCCAGCCGATCAACGCGGTGGCTTTCGCCTTCGACGGGATCTACAAAGGGCTTGGCAATGGCCTGGTCCTGCGCAATGTGCTGATGCTGTCCACCTTCCTGGTCTTCGTGCCGATCGCCTGGGGCACCGATGCGCTCGGCTGGGAACTGCACGCGGTGTGGGCCGCCTTCCTGGCCTGGATGTTCGTGCGTGGTGGTCTCCTCGCCTGGCACTTCCAGCGCCGCTATGGCCGCCTCGCGGCCGCCATGCGGCACGCTTAA